The region TGAGTCTCTTTCAACTTGGCTTACGATTACTCGATCACCTCTTGGATTATGAATTACCTATCCCGGTACTATTTTATTATGCATTTGAGGCACGATTATGAAAATGTGTCCGGTAGTGAGATAGTATCCTTAAATAGTATCCTTATACGGTATTCATCGCTAAAACGTCCTTCATATCATAGAGCCCGGCAGGCTGCCCGGCTACAAACAGGGCTGCCCTGACTGCGCCATAGGCAAAGGTCTGGCGGCTGTGGGCCCGGTGGGTGATCTCGATCCGCTCGCCGTCTCCGGCAAACAGCACCGTATGCTCTCCCACGATATCGCCAGCCCGCACCGCATGGATACCGATTTCTCCGCTGGTTCTCTCACCCGGCAGACCCTCCCGGCCATACCGGGCTGCTTTGGCAAGATCGAGGTTTCGCGCCTTGGCCAGAACCTGAGCCATCTTCATCGCTGTGCCGCTGGGGGCATCCTTTTTCAACCGGTGATGGGTTTCCATGATTTCTATATCGTAACTTTCACCTAAAACCTGAGCAATCTGAGGCAGTACAGTGAATAATAAATTCACCCCTACGCTCATATTCGGAGACTGGACCACCGGAACATGCCCGGCCAGTTTCCTGATTTCGGCCAGCACATCCTCCGGCAGGGCAGTAGTCCCGATGACCATCGGCTTTCGATGCTTCTGGGCTGCCAGGACCATGTTTCTCGTTGATTCAGGCGAAGTGAAGTCAATAATCACCTCCGCTGGGCCGATAATTTCTTCCAGCCGGTCGCTGATTGTGACCTGGAGAGGGCCAACTCCGGCCACTGCTCCGGCATCCTGTCCCACTGATTTATGCCCAGGCTGCTCCAGGGCCCCAGCCAGCCCGATCCCTTCCGTATCATGAATTGCCCGGATAATCAAACCTCCCATCCGGCCCGCTGCACCGCAAACCAGAGCTTTAACCATGCTCCTTTCTCCTTGTTGAGTAGATCTTTAATGGTTTTGTCCCTTTTCATAAAGGACTTTTCCGAATTTATGCGCCGGGTAAATAACAGTACCGATAATGTCTTTGTATACCTCAAATTCATGAGGGGTTTTCACGATTACATCCACCGGAATTAATGAATCAGCAAGTAATTTCCTCACCATGTGGTTTTGCAGACGGGCGGGCAAGTCGCTGTCTTTGATTATCAGAAGATCCAAATCACTTTCCTCTGTAGGTGTTCCATAGGCGTAGGAGCCAAAGAGAATTATTTTTTGCGGGTGGAAATTTTCCACAATCTTATTGGTGATTTCATCTATTTGCTCCTGCGTTATCATGATACACCCGGCAAGCAACTGTGCAGGGCGGGGCTTTCGCCCCACCAAATATCATACTGTCTTTCCTCCAGATAATACTTTTATTCCTGTCCTCCCGGCAGCAATTGATATTTAATCAGCACCTCTTTCAGTTTACTCAGGTTCCATTCGGACATGGAGCAGAGCGGCAGCCGGAATTCTTCCCGGATCATCCCCATCAGCCAGAGAGCTGTCTTGACCGGGATCGGGTTGGTCTCATAAAAGAGGGCCTGAAAGAGCGGATAGAGAGAGAGGTTCAAATCCCGTGCCCGTGCACAGTCTCCCTTGAGGAAGGAATTTACCAGATCGGCCATTCGATCCGGAATAATATTGGCCGCCACGGAGATTACCCCTTTGCCGCCCACGGCTAAAATGGGCAGGGTCAGGGCATCGTCACCGGACAGGACGACCATTTTATCTCCGCATCGCTGGATGATTTCCGTGACCTGGGCCAGAGAGCCGCTGGCTTCCTTGATACCGACAATATTTTTTATCTGGGACAGCCTCTCCACGGTTTTCGGCTCAAGGTTCACACTGGTCCGGCCAGGTACATTGTACAGAATAAGCGGCAGGTCGACAGCTTCAGCCACCGCCTTGTAGTGCCGGTACAATCCTTCCTGGGTGGGCTTGTTATAATAGGGCGTAATCAGCAGGGCTGCATCCGCCCCGGCTGCCTTGGCCTTGCGGGTCAACTGAATGGCCTCTTCCGTGCTGTTGGAGCCGGTACCGGCAATAACCGGGACTCTTCTATGAGCCGCCTCGATAGTCAGCGCCACCACCTGGCTGTGTTCCTCATGACTCAGGGTGGCTGATTCTCCTGTCGTACCACAGGGGATAATGGCTGAGGTTCCCTTTTCAATCTGAAAGGCTACCAGTTCCTGCAATCCTTTCTCATCCACAGCCCCTTTCAGAAAGGGAGTCACGATAGCCACCATTGATCCACTTAACATCTTTTTTCCTCCTGATCGTCTTTGTTTATATCCTACTTGTTTTTTCTCTTAAAACCTTTGCCTGAACCTTTGCCTAACGGTATTTTCTTCGCCTGTTGCTGGTAAGCTAAAATCATCTCGTTGAGAGTATCCTGTACCAGTACCCGACAATCTTCGATGTCTTTCCCTTCAGTAACGATTTCTGGCCACTCAACCAGTTGCCCCATATAACCGGAGTCAATTTTTGTATATTGAGCAGTGTAATTTCGCAGCTTATTGCTCAATGCTCAATTCCTCAAGCCAGAGGTTCCCTTCAGCAATAACGCGGGCTTCGCCCTGCAAGTAGATATTGCCAAATTCACCGGCTGTCTGCTTATAATATACCTTCAATACGCAGCCGCTTCTGGTCACGACGGATACGGGCGAAGCCACCTTGCCAAGGGAGGCACAGATAATGCTTGAGGCAATGGAGCCGGTGCCGCAGGCCAGGGTTTCATCCTCCACACCCCGCTCGTAGGTCCGGATGGCAATTTCCCGGGGGCCAATCACCTGGATAAAGTTTGCATTGGTTCCCTGGGGCTGAAAATGGGCATGATACCGGGTTGCCCGTCCCACGCCGATCACGTCTTCCTGCTCCAGGTCCTCCACCAGGTAAACGGCATGAGGGACTCCGGCTTTCAGGAAGAATACCTGACGATCCTCTCCATTCACCCTGAGCGGGAATGGCGGTGCAGGGTTTAAAACATAATCCATCTTCAGCTTTACCTGGGGGCCATCCACTTCAGCCTCGATCATGCCTGCCTGGGTTTCAAAGGTCATCCGGGCAGGGCATACGCCATTCAGATAGGCAAAACGGGCCAGACAGCGGGCACCGTTGCCGCACATTTCAACCTCCCGGCCATCAGCATTGAAAAACCCCATGCCAAAATCTGCTGCCTGAGACGGGCGCAGAAAAATCACTCCATCCGCACCCAGAGCAATCCGTCTGCGGCAGACTTTCTGCACAAACTCCGAAGCCCCGGCATTATCCAGCAGGTTTTGCCGGTTGTCAATCAGGATAAAATCGTTCCCGCAGGCACTCATTTTAAAAAACCGCAGCGTTTTCGTCATAGCCTTTGTTCCTTCATCAGCCTTTGTTCCTTCTCCGCTACCAGGCGGGAACCACTTCTTTGCGGGTCAGATCATCATAGGTTTCCCGCTCCCGGATGATATACGATTGATCCCCTTTGACCAGCACTTCCGGCACCCGGGGCCGGGAATTATAGTTGCTGGACATGGCAAAGCCATAAGCCCCGGCACTCATGACCGACATCAGCTCACCGGCGAAAAGTTCGGGCAGCTCGCGATCCCGGGCCAGAAAGTCCCCGGATTCACAGATCGGCCCGACCACATCAGCCACCATTTTCGGCCGATCTTCCCTGCGGACCGGCAGTATCTCGTGATAAGCCTTGTAGAGACTGGGGCGGATCAGGTCGTTCATCCCTGCATCCACGATCAGGAAATTCTTGTCATCTTTCCTCTTCACGTACAGCACCTGGGTGACCAGGATACCGGCATTACCGACAATCACCCGGCCCGGCTCCGATATGATCTTGACCCCAAGCCCGTCAATAACCGGAGAGATGGCCTGCAAAAATTCCTGCGGTGATGGGGGAACCTCGTCCCGGTAGGTGATTCCCAGTCCTCCGCCGATATCGATGCAGCGGATACCGATCCCCTCAGCATCGAGCTTTCCGATCAGATCAATGACCTTGACCAGGCTGTCCACAAAGGGAGTAACCTGAGTAATCTGAGAGCCGATATGTACATGGATACCGGCAAGATCGATGTTTTTCAGCGACCTGGCCCGTTTATATTCTTCAAGAGCCTGATGAATGTCAAGGCCGAATTTTTCGCGCCGAAGGCCCGTGGAGATATAGGGATGAGTATCGGCGGCAATGTCCGGATTGACCCGCCAGGCTACGGGAGCTTTCACCCCAAGCTCTCCTGCCACCTGATCCAGAAATTCCAGCTCCGGCCAGGACTCCACATTGAACATCAGAATATTGGATCGAAGGGCGGATTCCATTTCCTGTCGCATCTTGCCAACACCGGCATAGACAATTTTCTCCGGCGCAATACCCGCTTTAAGGGCACGGTGCAATTCTCCTCCGGAAACAATGTCCGCACCGGCACCCAGTTTGCCGAGAAGGTTCAGGATCGCCAGATTGGAATTGGCCTTGACCGCAAAACAGATCAGGTGATCGATATCACCAAAGGCAGAATCGTAGGCCTTGAAATGCCGCTCCAGGGTCTGGTAACTATAGATGTAAACAGGAGTGCCTACCCGATCGATAATCTCCCGGACCGGCAGCCCTTCAGCATAGAGTTCATTGTTAATATACTGAAAGTAATTCACGATAACCTCACTTTATATTTTATTGCTCTGAAAGCCGCAATGGCTGCTGACTGACTTTCGTTGGCTTCAGGATACCGGGGCTTGAGCGGCCCCTTTTTCCCACAGGAAGCGCACGAGAGCACCAGAAGCACGATGAACAATCCACCCAGGCAATCCTTACGAAAGCTTCTCATCCTGCAATACCCTCTCTGCCTGCTCCAGTGCTTCCCTGACCCGGCTTGCGGCAGTGCCGCCCAGGGACTTTTTAGCCTCGACCGAGGCTTGCAGACTCAAAGCCTCAGCCACATCTTCGGTAAAGAAAGAGGAAAATTGCTGCCATTCAGCCAGAGACAATTCTGAAAATTTCCGCTGCTGCTTCAGACAATACGCCACTGCCTGTCCGATGATATGATGTGCCTCGCGGAAAGGAACACCCCGACGCACCAGATAATCAGCCAGATCCGTGGACAGCATCAATTCATCGCCGGCTGCCCGCAGCATGCTTTCCGGCCGGACCGACAGGTTCTCCCATAAGGGAGTGATAACCGAAAAGATCGCTTTTACCGTGTCCACGGTATCGAAGACAGCCTCTTTATCCTCCTGAAGGTCCCGGTTATAGGTCAGGGGCAGGGATTTGAGCAGGGTCAAAAGCCCCATCAGATGGCCATAAATGCGGCCGGTCTTTCCCCGGACCAGCTCCGGCACATCCGGATTCTTTTTCTGGGGCATCAGGCTGCTCCCCGTGCAAAAGGCATCCGGCAGGTCCACAAAGGAAAATT is a window of bacterium DNA encoding:
- the dapB gene encoding 4-hydroxy-tetrahydrodipicolinate reductase, giving the protein MVKALVCGAAGRMGGLIIRAIHDTEGIGLAGALEQPGHKSVGQDAGAVAGVGPLQVTISDRLEEIIGPAEVIIDFTSPESTRNMVLAAQKHRKPMVIGTTALPEDVLAEIRKLAGHVPVVQSPNMSVGVNLLFTVLPQIAQVLGESYDIEIMETHHRLKKDAPSGTAMKMAQVLAKARNLDLAKAARYGREGLPGERTSGEIGIHAVRAGDIVGEHTVLFAGDGERIEITHRAHSRQTFAYGAVRAALFVAGQPAGLYDMKDVLAMNTV
- a CDS encoding nucleotidyltransferase domain-containing protein; the protein is MITQEQIDEITNKIVENFHPQKIILFGSYAYGTPTEESDLDLLIIKDSDLPARLQNHMVRKLLADSLIPVDVIVKTPHEFEVYKDIIGTVIYPAHKFGKVLYEKGQNH
- the dapA gene encoding 4-hydroxy-tetrahydrodipicolinate synthase, with amino-acid sequence MLSGSMVAIVTPFLKGAVDEKGLQELVAFQIEKGTSAIIPCGTTGESATLSHEEHSQVVALTIEAAHRRVPVIAGTGSNSTEEAIQLTRKAKAAGADAALLITPYYNKPTQEGLYRHYKAVAEAVDLPLILYNVPGRTSVNLEPKTVERLSQIKNIVGIKEASGSLAQVTEIIQRCGDKMVVLSGDDALTLPILAVGGKGVISVAANIIPDRMADLVNSFLKGDCARARDLNLSLYPLFQALFYETNPIPVKTALWLMGMIREEFRLPLCSMSEWNLSKLKEVLIKYQLLPGGQE
- a CDS encoding type II toxin-antitoxin system HicB family antitoxin, coding for MGQLVEWPEIVTEGKDIEDCRVLVQDTLNEMILAYQQQAKKIPLGKGSGKGFKRKNK
- the dapF gene encoding diaminopimelate epimerase codes for the protein MTKTLRFFKMSACGNDFILIDNRQNLLDNAGASEFVQKVCRRRIALGADGVIFLRPSQAADFGMGFFNADGREVEMCGNGARCLARFAYLNGVCPARMTFETQAGMIEAEVDGPQVKLKMDYVLNPAPPFPLRVNGEDRQVFFLKAGVPHAVYLVEDLEQEDVIGVGRATRYHAHFQPQGTNANFIQVIGPREIAIRTYERGVEDETLACGTGSIASSIICASLGKVASPVSVVTRSGCVLKVYYKQTAGEFGNIYLQGEARVIAEGNLWLEELSIEQ
- the lysA gene encoding diaminopimelate decarboxylase, translating into MNYFQYINNELYAEGLPVREIIDRVGTPVYIYSYQTLERHFKAYDSAFGDIDHLICFAVKANSNLAILNLLGKLGAGADIVSGGELHRALKAGIAPEKIVYAGVGKMRQEMESALRSNILMFNVESWPELEFLDQVAGELGVKAPVAWRVNPDIAADTHPYISTGLRREKFGLDIHQALEEYKRARSLKNIDLAGIHVHIGSQITQVTPFVDSLVKVIDLIGKLDAEGIGIRCIDIGGGLGITYRDEVPPSPQEFLQAISPVIDGLGVKIISEPGRVIVGNAGILVTQVLYVKRKDDKNFLIVDAGMNDLIRPSLYKAYHEILPVRREDRPKMVADVVGPICESGDFLARDRELPELFAGELMSVMSAGAYGFAMSSNYNSRPRVPEVLVKGDQSYIIRERETYDDLTRKEVVPAW